A window from Urocitellus parryii isolate mUroPar1 chromosome 1, mUroPar1.hap1, whole genome shotgun sequence encodes these proteins:
- the B3galt1 gene encoding beta-1,3-galactosyltransferase 1 has protein sequence MASKVSCLYVLTVVCWASALWYLSVTRPTSSYTGSKPFSHLTVARKNFTFGNIRTRPINPHSFEFLINEPNKCEKNIPFLVILISTTHKEFDARQAIRETWGDEDNFKGIKIATLFLLGKNADPVLNQMVEQESQIFHDIIVEDFIDSYHNLTLKTLMGMRWVATFCSKAKYVMKTDSDIFVNMDNLIYKLLKPSTKPRRRYFTGYVINGGPIRDVRSKWYMPRDLYPDSNYPPFCSGTGYIFSADVAELIYKTSLHTRLLHLEDVYVGLCLRKLGIHPFQNSGFNHWKMAYSLCRYRRVITVHQISPEEMHRIWNDMSSKKHLRC, from the coding sequence ATGGCTTCAAAGGTCTCCTGCTTATATGTTTTGACGGTCGTGTGCTGGGCCAGCGCTCTCTGGTACTTGAGCGTGACTCGTCCTACTTCATCCTACACTGGCTCCAAGCCATTCAGCCACCTAACAGTTGCCAGGAAGAACTTTACATTTGGCAACATAAGAACTCGACCTATAAACCCACATTCTTTTGAATTTCTAATAAACGAGCCCAACAAATGTGAGAAAAACATTCCTTTTCTTGTTATCCTCATCAGCACAACCCACAAGGAATTCGATGCCCGCCAGGCCATCCGGGAGACGTGGGGGGATGAGGACAACTTTAAAGGGATCAAGATAGCTACCCTCTTCCTTCTGGGCAAGAATGCAGACCCTGTTCTGAATCAGATGGTGGAGCAGGAGAGCCAGATCTTCCACGACATCATTGTGGAGGACTTCATTGACTCCTACCATAACCTGACTCTCAAAACATTAATGGGGATGAGATGGGTGGCCACTTTCTGCTCAAAAGCCAAGTACGTCATGAAAACAGACAGTGACATTTTTGTAAACATGGACAACCTAATTTATAAACTCCTGAAACCCTCCACCAAGCCAAGAAGAAGGTATTTCACTGGCTATGTCATCAACGGAGGGCCCATCCGGGATGTCCGCAGTAAGTGGTATATGCCCAGAGATTTGTACCCTGATAGCAACTACCCACCATTCTGTTCTGGGACTGGCTACATCTTTTCAGCTGATGTGGCAGAACTCATTTACAAGACCTCACTGCACACAAGGCTGCTTCACCTTGAAGATGTATATGTGGGACTGTGTCTCCGCAAGCTAGGCATACATCCTTTCCAGAACAGTGGCTTCAATCACTGGAAAATGGCCTACAGTTTGTGTCGGTATCGCCGAGTTATCACTGTGCATCAGATCTCTCCAGAAGAAATGCACAGAATCTGGAATGACATGTCAAGCAAGAAACACCTCAGATGTTAA